In Pseudomonas grandcourensis, the DNA window CTCCCTGAGCTGTGCGGGGACGGCGCTGCCGATAACGGACATGATCTGAACCTTGGACATGACAAGTACCTCCATCAATCTGTGGAGTTACTTTAAGGTCCGGGTGTCTTGAGGAGTAATCAACGCTTTCGATAGTGGTCATTGATGCCAGAGGGGGTAAACGACCGTTGGCAGGTCAGCTGACCACCTGATCGAGCAAATGAACCACTTCCTGCTCGTTGAGCAGGCCCTTGCGCACCAGGCTTTGCGTCAGCAGCGAGAGAAACTTGGCGCTGCGATGACCTTCCAGGTGCTTGAGTTCGGTCAGTGCGTTGTACACCTTGCTGGAGGTGCACAGACCGACGATGCGGTGCGGGTTTTGCGTTGGCATGTGGTCGTCCTTGTTGTTTTCAACTGTTATTGACGGACAGCACCGAGCTTGCGGAACTGTCATGACAAAAATATGACCGTTTTTTGCCGCACGGCAGAAAACGGGTCGAGTCCATCTTGCCAATTTCCGCCACGCGCACTGTCCCGATAGCGACCTTGGCGAGATTTATCCAGACCTGCACCGACAAACGGGCATAAAAAATCTATGGTCGCCCCCATTTTTGCAATACTGATTAACGGGTGGTGTGGTTGGCCTGCTTAAATCTATCCGGCGTCTGTTTGGGGCATGCCCCAGCGCCACGATGAGAATCGCGCCTGACGATCCTAAAAAGCCCATCGGCTTCTAAAGCCGATTTTTATGCCAGGATCTTCGCCAGGCCGGTAGGCCGTTCACGTCATCTGTTGTTCAGCTATCGCAAAACCTGAAGGGTGAGTCGTGGTACTGCAACAACCTCAGGGTCAGGCGTTCAAGGCGTCTGGCCCTGCTTCATATTGCGTATGGTGAGTTGCGATCGCCCAGGCGATACGCGCCAGTTTGTTAGCGAGGGCACAGGCCACGACATTCGAATGTCGTCGACTGAGCAAGGCTCGTACCCAGTCAGCCAAGGCCCCTTTCTGGTGCTCCAGCCTCTGCATATAGACCCTGGAGCATTGCACCAACAGTTGTCGCAGGTGCTTGTCACCCCGCTTGCTGATCCCCAGCAAATTTGCCTTACCGCCTGTGCTGTACTGCCTGGGCACCAGTCCCACTGAGGCGGCAAAATCGCGACTGCGCCGGTACTGCTTGGCATCGCCCATTTCCACAGCCAGCAGGCTGGCGGTGATCGGGCCGACACATGGCATGCTCAGTAAGCGACTACCCAGATCATCGTCGGCCAGTTGGCTCGCCAGCTCTTTATCCAGCGCCCTGATTTGCTCATCCAGGTAAACGAAGTGATCGTGCAGACGTTGCAGCAACACCGTCAAACGAATGGGCAATTCGTGCTCGGCCAAGACATTTGTCAAACGCTTCATGATTGCCAGGCCTCTGGGCAGGCTGACGCCAAATTCCAGTAGAAAACCGTGCATCTGATTAGCCGTTTTTGTGCGGTCATGCACCAACGATTCGCGCATCCGATGCAGAACAGACAGGGTTTGCTGGGACTCGGTTTTAGGCGTCACAAAGCGCATAGATGGACGGGAAGCCGCTTCACAGATCGCTTCAGCATCAACGAAATCATTTTTGTTGCCCTTGACGAAGGGCTTAACGAACTGCGGGGAAATCAGCTTGGCCGTGTGTCCCATTGCCGCTAGCTGACGAGCAACAAAATGCGCCCCCGCACAGGCTTCCATCACCACGATACAACTCGGCACGTTGCCGAAAAGCTGCATCATCTGCGTCCGAGAGAGCTTCTTGCGAAACACCTCGTGGCCTGATTTATCCTGGCCGTGAAGGTGGAAATTATGTTTACCGAGATCGATACCGATCAGTGCTGACTGGATCATGATGATGGCCTCCGAAAACAAAACACCCTGCGAAAGCGTAGCCCTCGCAGGGTGTGGGGGTGACCATCTCATTAGCCCCGCTTTATCAGCGGGGCTGGATGAATTCGTTACCAGCGGCCGTGATGGCCGTAGTAGCCGCGTGGCGGGCCGTAGTAACCACCGGGTGGTCCGTAGTACACCGGGGCCGGGCGGTAGTAGATCGGTTGTTGCACGTAGACCGGGGCCGGCTGGTAGTAAACAGGAGGCGGTGGTGCGTAATAAGCCGGCGCGGGCTGGTAGTAGACCGGTTGCGGTGCGACATAGACCGGGCGGTTGGCGTTGATCAGAGCCGAGCCGACAATGGCAGTACCGACGATCGCGCCAAACACCGCTGGGCCCTGCCAGTAATTACCACCACCACCATGGGCTTGCGCCTGTCCTGCGATAGCGAGGGCGCCGATCAGTAAGGCAACTGTGGAGACTTTACGGATCATGATAGTTCCTCGGTTCTTCAGCCCGGCGCTTGTGTCTGCAATAGACCCAAGGATTGTCGCGGGGATACTTCTAAGACAGCGTTTTTCTGAAAAACAGCACGGCCGCGAGGTAAATTTTGTGTAAGGTCTGTACCGACTTTCTTACCGACCCGTGTAAGCCCGTGCGAACACACTTATATGATCGATCAGAACCCGATGGAGGGCTAATCCCGTCCATCCGAAAAGTGCATTTGAAGGAGCTTCCCCATGCAGATGAACCCCAACAAAGACACCCAGCTGTGCATGTCCCTTTCAGGACGCCCCGGGAACTTTGGTCTGCGTTTTCACAATCATCTGTATGAACAGCTGGGCCTGAATTTCTACTACAAAGCTTTTGCCAGCCAGGACCTGACGGGTGCCGTCGCCGGCATTCGCGCACTGCGGATTCGCGGCTGTGGCGTGTCGATGCCGTTCAAGGAAGCCTGCATTGCCCTGGTGGATGAACTCGACGCATCGGCCGCCGCCATTCAATCGATCAACACCATCGTCAACACCGACGGTCATCTCAAGGCCTACAACACCGACTACATCGCCGTGGCCCAATTGCTGGAAAAACACCAGGTGCCCAAGGACTCGACCTTTGCCTTGCGCGGCAGCGGCGGCATGGCCAAGGCTGTGGCGAGCGCCTTGCGCGATGGTGGCTATGAAAACGGCCTGATCGTGGCCCGCAACGAGCGCGCCGGGCAGGCGCTGGCGCAGTCGTTGGGGTATGAGTGGCAGGCAGAGTTGGGGAGTCGTTGCCCGCAAATGCTGGTCAACGTCACCCCGATCGGCATGACGGGAGGACCGGAGGCCGATCAACTGGCCTTTGAGCCTGATGTGATCGAAAAAGCGGACACTGTCTTCGATGTGGTGGCGATTCCCTCGGAAACGCCGTTGATCGTGCATGCTCGTGCCGAAGGCAAGCGGGTCATCACCGGGCTGGAAGTGATCGCGATCCAGGCGTTGGAGCAGTTTGTGCTCTATACCGGCGTGCGGCCAACGGATGAGCAATTCCAGAAGGCCGTGGCGTTTGCCCGCACCTAGGAGGTGTCCATGCATCCCCCCATTCTCAATCTGGATTCAGTCGAACTTGAACCACTGCCCGAAGCGTTTGCGCCGAGCGGTGAAACCGCCGGTCGCTATCAACAGCGCCTGGCCCGCGTCGGTCAGCAACTGGGGGCGCAAAAGCTGGGTTATCGCCTGTATGTGCTGGAGCCAGGCATGCGCGGCAGCCCGTTTCACAGTCATCGGGTCAATGAGGAAATGTTCTACGTTGTGGCCGGGGAAGGGCAAGTCCGCCTGGGAACCGAACGATTTCCAATCCGTGCCGGTGATGTGATCGCGTGTCCGCCGGGTGGGCCTGAAAAAGCGCATCAGATCATCAATACCAGCCACGGCGAGTTGCGGTACCTGGCTATCAGCACCCAGCAATCGCCGGAAATCTGTGAATACCCGGATTCCGGCAAATACGCCGTGATGGATGACTTCAAGGTCGATGCCGAGGGTAATGCTTCGGGTTTTGTTGCAGTGGCCCGGCAAGCCGATGGGGTGGATTACTGGGACGGCGAGTAAGCGCAGCCCCCAAAACCACTGTAGGGACGAGCCTGCTCGCGATAGTGTCGGCCCATCCGGCATTGATGTGACTGACAGTCCGCCATCGCGAGCAGGCTCGCTCCTACAGGTTTTGTGTCGGGCAATCATCCAGGCTATTCGAGCCGAGACAGCCTTTCTTCCAGCGCCGCAATCCGCGCTTCCAGTTCTTCGATCCGTTCAACCGAAACCCCGCTGCTGCCACGCTCGGCCGGGTTGTTTCGTGCCGCCATGATCGCTTCGATATCCGCCGGATCGCCCAGTGCGTGGGTGTAACGGTCTTCTCGCTGGCCGGCCTGACGTGGAATCAGCACGGCCAGACCCCGGGCAATCAGGCGTTCGAGTTGATGCACCACCTGTTCGGCATCTTCGAATTCATGCATGCGGCCGCTGCGGGTCAGCAGTTCATTGACGGTCTGCGGGCCGCGCAGAAACATCAGCCCGGTCAGGATGACCTGCGCCGGCACCAGTTCCAGGGCCTTGTCGACCTTGTGTTCCCAGCGGTCGGCGCGACTGCCCATCACCAACCTGGTGAAACCGCGTCCTTCGAGGACGCGCAGGCTATGGCCGACCTGGCCTGGTGTGAGGTTCATCACCGGCTCGCGGCTGGTTTTCTGGTTGCAGGCAATCACCAGGGCATTGAGGGTCAGGGGATAGGTTTCCGGGCTGGTGGCCTGTTTCTCGATCAACGAGCCCAGAATGCGGATTTCCGTACTGTCGAGCCGCTGCTCGTCTAAAGTCGTCTCTTGCTCAGTGCTCATGGTTCTGCATCCTTACCCGATTCATGTTTTTCACTTGCGTGAGTGCACTTTAGATGGGCAAGCGCCAATGGCAACCGAATTCGTTGCGTCATCAAGTGAATGATGACAAAAAGTGTATGAAATATTAACGCCGTTTTTACAATTGGCCGGGCACCGTATGCGGGGTCGCGCGCGAGTGCGTCCACAGGGTGGGGTAGTGTTGGGTCATCGCCCAAAATAGCTGAACCCTGCATCGAGTCGGCCGGTGTACGACACCTTCATTCGCCTCTGATAAAAGAAATCCAATAAAGGCGAGAGTGACTCTATGAGCCAAGACATTTTTGTATCCGTACTGATCCCCGCCAAGAACGAAGCGAACAACCTCAAGCCATTGCTTGAGGAAATCCGCGTGGCACTGGCCGACGAGGCTTACGAAATCATCGTGGTCGACGATGGCAGCACCGATGCGACCCTGCAGGAACTGCGGCAGATCCGCCAAAACGGTTTGAACACCTTGCGCATCCTGCATCACGAGCGTTCGCTGGGGCAGAGCACCTCGCTGTACCACGCGGCCCGCGAGGCCCGCGGGCAGTGGCTGGCGACCCTCGATGGCGACGGCCAGAACGACCCGGCGGACATCCCTGGCATGCTCGCGCTGGTGCGCGGCGAACCGGGCAAGGTCGATGTGCAACTGGTGGCCGGGCACCGGGTCAATCGCCGTGACACCGCGAGCAAACGCTACGCCTCGCGGTTCGCCAACAACCTGCGTCGGCGCCTGCTCAAGGACGCCACCCCGGACACCGGGTGCGGCCTGAAGCTGATCGAGCGCGCGGCGTTCTTGCGCCTGCCGTACTTCGACCACATGCATCGCTACATTCCGGCGCTGATCCAGCGTCATAACGGGCGCATGATCGTGCACCCGGTCAACCACCGGCCGCGCACGGCCGGGGTGTCGAAATACGGCAACATCGACCGCGCACTGGTCGGCATTCTCGATTTGTTCGGTGTCTGGTGGCTGATCAAGCGCACGCGGTTGAACACCATTGCCCAGGAGATTGAAGGATGAATCTCACCCGCGAAGCCTTGTGGCTGATCGTCGGTTTTGCCGGCCAGATCGCCTTTACCGGGCGGTTTGTCCTGCAGTGGCTGTACAGCGAGTACAAGAAACGCAGCGTGATCCCCGTGAGCTTCTGGTACCTGAGTATCGTCGGCAGCACCTTGCTGCTCGCCTACGCCATTTACCGCCAGGACCCGGTGTTCATCGCCGGGCAGGCGTTTGGCTCCATCGTCTACTTTCGCAACCTGCAATTGATCAAAAAAAGCAAACACCTAAAGGAGTAGGTCATGCGCGGATCGTTATCGACCCGAAATATTACGTTGCTCGTGGCCATCGCGGTGGCGTTGCTGTTTTTCTGGGGGCTGGGCAGCGTGCCGTTCCTCAGTGTCAACGAGGCCCGCCGCGCCGTAACCGTGCGCGAAATGCGTGAAGCGGGAAGTTGGTTGCTGCCTTATATGAACGGCGACTTGTATCTCTCCAAGCCGCCGTTTTTCTATTGGGCCGGTCTGGTTTCAACGGCGGTGCTGGGCAGCTTGTCCGAGTGGAGCGTGCGCCTGCCTTCGGCGCTGGCTGCCGCCTTGTGCTGTTTTGGCACTTATCTGTACGGCGTTCGGCAGGCGGGGCGGCAGGTTGGTCTGTTCGCCGTGGTGTTCCTGGCCGCGAACGGTGCCTTCAGCCTGTTCGCACGACGCTCGGAAATCGAGATGCTGCTGACCCTGCTGTGCTTCGGCGCACTGCTGGCGGCCTGGCAGTTCATCTTCCTGCAAGGTCGGGCCTTGTGGAGTCGACTCAGCTACGTGCTGCTGGGTTGCGCGCTGCTGACCAAGGGGCCGGTTTGCCTGTTGTGGGTGACGGCACCGATCCTGGCTTACGCCTTGATCTACCGCGATGCCCGGGCCAAGGCTTATCTGAGCGACGGTTGGGGCTGGCTGATTGCTCTGGTGCTGGGCAGTTCCTGGTACATGGCGGTGTCTGTGAGTCAGGGCTGGGGCATCTGGGCCTCGATCATCAGCGAAGACATCGTGAAGAAGATCGACGGGCAGGGCGCCGAGGCCTGGTACGCGTATCTGTTGTACCTGGCCGGGGATTTCTTCCCGTTCTGGCTGATCGTGTTCGTGCAGCCGCGCAAGTTCTGGGCAATGATCCGCGCGCGCCGCGAGGCGGGCATGTTGCTGATTTGCAGCCTGTTGCCGCTGCTGGTGTTTTCCCTGTTCACCGAAAAACATGGCAAGTACCTGTTGCCGGTCTATCCGTCCATGGCGTTGCTGCTGGCGATGCACTGGTCGGCGTTGCTCGATGACCTGAAGGGGCGCTGGCGCACGGTCCTGGCCGTTGTGCCCTACGTGATGCTGGCCGGGTTCGTGGTGTTCTACATGTTCGTCGAAGCGCGGGTGCTGTCGCACCGGTTCGGTGGTCTTGAGCAGGTTGCCACGCTGGCTAATGGGCAACCGGGTCAGAAGGCTTATACCCTCGGTGAGCCGGATATCCGTCTGGTCTACTACATGGGCCGGCCAGTGGCGCCGCTGACGGTGGCGCAGTTGCAGTCCGAGTCGCGTCCGGCGGGGTTGCTGTTTGTGCAAGAACCCCTCGCACCGGAACTGCAGAACCTGGCGTCGTGCCAGGTCGGTGAAGTCAACCCGTACCTCAAACCGCACCGTGCGGCGCTGCTGGTACGCATGGGTGGCGATTGCCGCTGAGTCACCGCAGCACATCACCCGTTCGGACTAGGCAAGGCTAACGATTCTGCCGCGTCCGGGCGGCGCCAAACTTCATGCTCAAAGGGGTGTTGCGCCACGCGCGCCCCGCCAAACGAGCAGAAGGCGCCGCGATGGAGTTTGCATTCAGCGACGAACAGGAAATGATCCGCGCATCGGCCGAGGGTTTCCTCGCCGATGTCTCGGATTCTGCCGCCGTGCGCGCGGCAATGGTCAGTGAACGGGGTTTCGACGAAGCCCTCTGGCAGCGTCTGTGCCAGGAAATGTACTGGCCAGCCATTCATATCCCCGAAACCTATGGCGGCCTGGGCCTCGGCTTTGTCGAGCTGACGATCCTGCTGGAACAAATGGGCCGGCGTTTACTGTGCTCGCCGTTTTTCGCCACCGCCTGCATGGCCACGCCTGCGCTGTTGCTGGCGGCCAATGAAGAACAGAAGCAGCGTTGGTTGCCGTCGATTGCCGACGGCAGCGTGACTGCGACCCTGGCGTTCAGCAGTGCCAATGGCTGGTCGGCCGACGATGTCCAGGCAACGGTGGCGGCCGAAGGCGACGGGTTCGTCCTCGACGGCACCCTCAAGCATGTGCTCGATGGCCATGGCGCCGACCTGTTGATCATTGCCGCACGACAACCCGGAACCACTGGGAAAAAGGGCATCAGCCTGTTTGCCGTGAGCGCCGTACGCGCAGGCATCGAACGACAAATGCTGCCGACCATGGACCAGACCCGGCGCCAGGCGCGGATCCAGCTCAAGGGCCTGTACCTTGAAGCCGACTGCCTGCTGGGTGAGTTCGGCAACGGCTGGCCGCACCTTGAGCGCGTCCTGCAACTGGCCTGCATCGGCCTGGCTGCCGAGCAGACCGGCGGCGCGCAGCAGGTGCTCGACCTCAGCGTGGCCTACATGCAGGAGCGCCAGCAGTTCGGTCGCCCGATCGCCAGTTTTCAGGCCCTCAAACACCGCGCCGCCGACATGATGCTGCAAGTCGAATGCGCGCGGTCGGCCAGTTATTACGCCGCGTGCGTGGCCCAGGAAGTCCTCGATCCCCAGGGTGATCCGCAGGTCGCGGCCGAACTGCCGCTGGCGGCGGCGCTGGCCAAGGCGCAGTGCTCTGAAACCTATTTCCATTGCGCGTCCGAATCGATCCAGTTGCATGGTGGCGTCGGTTTCACCTGGGAATATGACCCGCACCTCTACTTCAAGCGCGCCCGCGCCAGTGAGAGTTTCCTCGGGCTACCGGCCTGGCATCGCGAGCGCATTGCTTCGGTGATTCTGGGAGAGCAGCCATGAAAATCAGTTTCAGCGAGCAGGACGAATGCTTCCGCCGGGAAGTGGCCGACTGGATGAGCGCCAACCTCTGCGGCGAATTCGAAGCCCTGCGTTTTCGCGGCGGCCCGGGCGACGAGCACATGTTTCCCGAAGAGCGCAAAGCCTGGGAGCGCAAACTCGCCGAAGGCGGCTGGACCTGCGTCGGCTGGGCACTGGAGCATGGCGGACGCGGCCTGTCGATCACCCAGCAGGTGATCTTCAACGAAGAGTACGCCCGCGCTGGCGGCCCAGGTCGCATGGGCCACATCGGCGAGGGCCTGGCCGGGCCGACCATTGCCGCGTTCGGCACGGTAGAGCAGCAACAACGGTTTTTGCCGGGAATCGTCAGCGGTACGTCGTTCTGGTGCCAGGGCTATTCAGAGCCGGGCGCCGGTTCCGACCTGGCCAACGTCAAGACCCGCGCAACGCTGGATGAAGCCACCGGCAGTTGGATCATCAATGGCCAGAAAGTCTGGACCTCCCTGGCCCACGAGT includes these proteins:
- a CDS encoding DUF480 domain-containing protein, whose product is MSTEQETTLDEQRLDSTEIRILGSLIEKQATSPETYPLTLNALVIACNQKTSREPVMNLTPGQVGHSLRVLEGRGFTRLVMGSRADRWEHKVDKALELVPAQVILTGLMFLRGPQTVNELLTRSGRMHEFEDAEQVVHQLERLIARGLAVLIPRQAGQREDRYTHALGDPADIEAIMAARNNPAERGSSGVSVERIEELEARIAALEERLSRLE
- a CDS encoding lipid-A-disaccharide synthase N-terminal domain-containing protein, with amino-acid sequence MNLTREALWLIVGFAGQIAFTGRFVLQWLYSEYKKRSVIPVSFWYLSIVGSTLLLAYAIYRQDPVFIAGQAFGSIVYFRNLQLIKKSKHLKE
- a CDS encoding shikimate 5-dehydrogenase, yielding MQMNPNKDTQLCMSLSGRPGNFGLRFHNHLYEQLGLNFYYKAFASQDLTGAVAGIRALRIRGCGVSMPFKEACIALVDELDASAAAIQSINTIVNTDGHLKAYNTDYIAVAQLLEKHQVPKDSTFALRGSGGMAKAVASALRDGGYENGLIVARNERAGQALAQSLGYEWQAELGSRCPQMLVNVTPIGMTGGPEADQLAFEPDVIEKADTVFDVVAIPSETPLIVHARAEGKRVITGLEVIAIQALEQFVLYTGVRPTDEQFQKAVAFART
- a CDS encoding cupin domain-containing protein, whose translation is MHPPILNLDSVELEPLPEAFAPSGETAGRYQQRLARVGQQLGAQKLGYRLYVLEPGMRGSPFHSHRVNEEMFYVVAGEGQVRLGTERFPIRAGDVIACPPGGPEKAHQIINTSHGELRYLAISTQQSPEICEYPDSGKYAVMDDFKVDAEGNASGFVAVARQADGVDYWDGE
- a CDS encoding IS110 family transposase is translated as MIQSALIGIDLGKHNFHLHGQDKSGHEVFRKKLSRTQMMQLFGNVPSCIVVMEACAGAHFVARQLAAMGHTAKLISPQFVKPFVKGNKNDFVDAEAICEAASRPSMRFVTPKTESQQTLSVLHRMRESLVHDRTKTANQMHGFLLEFGVSLPRGLAIMKRLTNVLAEHELPIRLTVLLQRLHDHFVYLDEQIRALDKELASQLADDDLGSRLLSMPCVGPITASLLAVEMGDAKQYRRSRDFAASVGLVPRQYSTGGKANLLGISKRGDKHLRQLLVQCSRVYMQRLEHQKGALADWVRALLSRRHSNVVACALANKLARIAWAIATHHTQYEAGPDALNA
- a CDS encoding acyl-CoA dehydrogenase family protein; this encodes MEFAFSDEQEMIRASAEGFLADVSDSAAVRAAMVSERGFDEALWQRLCQEMYWPAIHIPETYGGLGLGFVELTILLEQMGRRLLCSPFFATACMATPALLLAANEEQKQRWLPSIADGSVTATLAFSSANGWSADDVQATVAAEGDGFVLDGTLKHVLDGHGADLLIIAARQPGTTGKKGISLFAVSAVRAGIERQMLPTMDQTRRQARIQLKGLYLEADCLLGEFGNGWPHLERVLQLACIGLAAEQTGGAQQVLDLSVAYMQERQQFGRPIASFQALKHRAADMMLQVECARSASYYAACVAQEVLDPQGDPQVAAELPLAAALAKAQCSETYFHCASESIQLHGGVGFTWEYDPHLYFKRARASESFLGLPAWHRERIASVILGEQP
- a CDS encoding glycosyltransferase family 39 protein, translating into MRGSLSTRNITLLVAIAVALLFFWGLGSVPFLSVNEARRAVTVREMREAGSWLLPYMNGDLYLSKPPFFYWAGLVSTAVLGSLSEWSVRLPSALAAALCCFGTYLYGVRQAGRQVGLFAVVFLAANGAFSLFARRSEIEMLLTLLCFGALLAAWQFIFLQGRALWSRLSYVLLGCALLTKGPVCLLWVTAPILAYALIYRDARAKAYLSDGWGWLIALVLGSSWYMAVSVSQGWGIWASIISEDIVKKIDGQGAEAWYAYLLYLAGDFFPFWLIVFVQPRKFWAMIRARREAGMLLICSLLPLLVFSLFTEKHGKYLLPVYPSMALLLAMHWSALLDDLKGRWRTVLAVVPYVMLAGFVVFYMFVEARVLSHRFGGLEQVATLANGQPGQKAYTLGEPDIRLVYYMGRPVAPLTVAQLQSESRPAGLLFVQEPLAPELQNLASCQVGEVNPYLKPHRAALLVRMGGDCR
- a CDS encoding glycosyltransferase family 2 protein produces the protein MSQDIFVSVLIPAKNEANNLKPLLEEIRVALADEAYEIIVVDDGSTDATLQELRQIRQNGLNTLRILHHERSLGQSTSLYHAAREARGQWLATLDGDGQNDPADIPGMLALVRGEPGKVDVQLVAGHRVNRRDTASKRYASRFANNLRRRLLKDATPDTGCGLKLIERAAFLRLPYFDHMHRYIPALIQRHNGRMIVHPVNHRPRTAGVSKYGNIDRALVGILDLFGVWWLIKRTRLNTIAQEIEG